Part of the Streptomyces sp. NBC_00457 genome, GTACGCGAAGGGCCGCACCTCACCGGTGACGCCGTACGCCAACTCCGTGGCGCTCCCGCCGACGCCCTGCACGACCGGGCGAACCGTTTCCACAGCCGTCTCGACCACCGGCTGCACCGCTCCGGCGGCCCCGTACGCGAACGGCGGCACCTGCCCGGCCACGCCCTGCGCCAGCGGCGGTACGGCACCGACGACGCCGCCCGCGAAGGGCTCGACGTCGCCCACCACGCCGTACGCCAGCGCACCCGCGTCCCCGACGGCCTGCTGCGCGACCGGGGCCACGCCGTGCACGGCGGCGTTGCCGACGGGCGGCAGGACGGCGTGCGTGGTGTCGTCGGCGACCTGACCGACCAGTCCGGTGGCGTACGGCGGTACGTCCGCGACGACCCCGCCCACGACCGGCTGCACCCCGGCGACGGCGCCGCCTGCGACGCCCTGCACATCGGCGACCGCCCCGGTGGCGACCGGCGGCACACCCTGCACGACGCCACCCGCGACGGGCTGGACATCAGCCACGACTCCGTACGCCAGCGCGCTCGCGGCGTCGACTGCGTACCCGGCGGTGGCCCCGACCCCGGCGACCGTCTGCCCGACGACCGGCGTCACCCCGTCCACGGCGCGAGTGGCGACGGGCACGACCCCGCCGACGGCACCCTCGGCAACCGGCGTCACCCCGTTCACCGCACGGGTGGCAGCGGGCGCCACCCCGCCGACGGCACCCTCGGCGACCGGCACGACACCGGCCACGGTCTGCTCCGCGACCGGGACGACGCCGTGCACGGCGTGATCGGCGACGGGCGGCACGGCCGCGACGACCGTCTCCTCGACGACCGGCGTGACCGTCCCCGGGACGCTGCTCACAGTCCCGACGACGTGCTGCTTCACCCCGCCGACCGTGCCGGTGAGGTGACCGGGGACGGCGGAGACGGAGGCCTCGGCGGCGCTGGTGACAGTGGTGGCCTGCGAGGTGGCCGTGGCGAGGACGGGGGCGGTGTGGGCGTGAGCTCCGGTGACGGCGGCCTGCGCGGTGCCGGTGGCGGCGCTAGCCAGGTGAGCCGCGTGGCCCTCCACGCCGGTGACCGTGGAGTGGGCCGAGCCGGTGACCGTGGCGGTCGTACCGGCGGCACGGCCCTGGAGCCCGGTGACCGTGGTCTGCGCGGTGCCGGTGGCGGCGCTAGCCAGGTGAGCCGCGTGACCCTCCACTCCGGTGAGCGTGGAGTGGGCCGAGCCGGTGACCATGGCGGTCGTACCGGCGGCACGGCCCTGGAGCCCGGTGACCGTGGTCTGCGCGGTGCCGGTCACGCCTGATGCCGTGCGGCCCGCGCCCGCGACCACGTGCTGGGCCTTGTTGCGTACGACGCCGTCGATGCCCTGGGCCTGGGCGCGGGCGGCCGACTGGGTGGCCTGGAGCTTCGTCTGGGCGGCGGCCAGGGCCTTCTCCAATTCGGGGGCGAAGGCGGAGAGGGGGCCGAAGAGGTAGTCGATGCCGCCGCGCGGTGCGGTGGGGGCGTCGGAGACGGAGGCGTGGACCGTGGCCGAGGTGTTCTCGGCGGTGGCGCGGACCGTGCCCGCGGCGTCCGCTGCCGTGACCTTGGCCTCGGCCTGCGCCGCGCGCGCGGCCTTGGCGCCCTGGATCGCCTGGGCGCCCCTCACCTTGGACGCCTTCGGCACTGTCACCTCGGCGTCGACATACCGGCGAGCCTGCTCAGTGGCGCCGACGGCGGCCTTGTCGGCGGTGGCGCCGGTCGCCTGGGTGGTCGACGTCGCCTCGGTGGTGGTGTCCCCGGCGGCGCCGGAGACCGTGTCCGTCACGCCGGTGACGACGCCGTCGACCGTGTCGGTGACGTTCCCGAGCGTGTCGGTGAGGGCGGTGGTCACGTCGGACGTGACGTCGTCGGTCGTCGCGTCAGGCGTGGTCACGGACGCTGCGGGCAACTCGTCCGCGCCGGCCACGGAGGAACCGAGCGCCCAGGCGCCGGTGACACCGGCGGCTATGACGATGGAGCGGCGGATGTTCTTGTTCATACGTGCGTCAGATCCTTAGATCCTTGAGGGCTCGAACGACCCTGGGGAGCCCCGAAGCCCTTGGAACTCAAGGCACTTCGGGAGGCTGGGGACATGTCCGTCACCGCCGCACCCGTTCGCCTCCGCAGGTCCGCCATTCCGTCCGTCCCACACCGTCCGGGGAGAGCGAACCGGTGGACGCGGAGGTGGATATGGATGTGGATCCGGATGCGATGACAGGTGCCGATACGGCTCCGGCGGCTTCCGTCCGGAGATCGGAGGGGTGTCCGGACGGGAGGGCAGACCTGGTCCGCCCCCGCGCGGCAGGTCTACGGCGGGGGGAGGCCTGCCCTATGCCGGGGAGACGGGAATGTCCGGGTGCATGTCCCGGGTCTCGCCCGCGTCATGACGCGCGGCGGCGCCGGCCACCAGCCTCAGCGGCGCCCGGTGGTACAGAGCGACGGCATGCGCATCGCCGTGCCGCGAGCCGCCGTTGTCGGCCGCCGAACGGTTGCCCAGCGCACCCCCCGGATCACCGCCGGGAGCGGGCTGGTCGGGCGCGTACTCGGTGGGCCGGACGCGATGCCCGGCGGCCCGCGTCGCGTCGCCGGCCGACGACGCGTCGGCGACGAACACCGGGCCGTACGCTACGGCCGCTGCCCCGTCCGTACGTTGCTTGGAGGCGCCGTCGCCCGTCGCCTCGCCGTCCGGCCCCGGCTGCGGTGCCGACGTCACCGGCGCGGGGAGCGTCTGCCCCGGAAGTACCGGAAGTACCGGAAGCTCCGGCGGAAGGGGCAGTTCGGGCAGCCCAGGCAGCAGGGCACCCGGGAATTCCGGCAGCACCGGCGACTCGGGCGTCAGCGGCAGGGACGGCAACAACGACAGCGGCGGTATGTTCCTCTGCGCCTCATCCAGCCCTTCGGCCACGCCCCCCACCAGACCACCGACCGGCCGCACGACCCGCTCGCCCACGGATCCGGCGACCTCCTCGGTCACGGGCCTGACGACCCGTCCGGTGACCGGCGCGACGACACCCTCGGTCACCGGCCGGAGTATGCGGTCGGCGGGCCCTGGGGTGCGCGGGTGAGGGAGTGCCTTGTCGGCCTGGGGGTGCTTGGGAGCGGTGACTTCGGAGGAGTCGACCTGGGAGGAGTTGGCCTCGGGAGGGTTGGCCTCGGGAGGGTTGGCCTCCGGGAAGGCCGACTTGGAGGAGTCCGCGTCAGAGGCCACGGCCTCGATCGCGTCACCAGCTACCCCGTCCGCACGCTCAGTCGGCGGACTCACCAACCGCCCGACCGTGGCCCGCGTCGCCGCCAGGACTCCGTCCCCCGGCTCCGTTTGCCGCACGGCCTCGGCCGAGGTCGCCGACGTCATCCCGTCCCCGTCCGTCGCGTGCGCCTGCTCCCCGTAGAGCAGTCCGAGCGCGAACAACCCACACACCAGCAGCGCCAGTTCCAGCGCACGCCGCCCGGCCGCTGTGCGCATGACACGCAGAGCGGCGCCGGACAGGGCTGCTGAGAAGGTCAAGAGGGGGTGGGTCCTCCCGTGCGGCGGAACGAGCGACAGGTCGGCGCGACGCATGCGGGCAAGCGGGGCGCGGCGCACCGCTGACAAGGCCTCGATCCTTGCACGCGCCTCCCGAGGTTACGCAAGCCCCCTCGGCACCGATGGGTACACATGTCCCATTTGCTGGCCGAAGTCGGTCGACAAATCGTCAGCGAACCGACTTCACCGCCCTCCTCTCCTCCTGACGTCCTCCCTCCCGATGTCCTCCCTTCCGTCGTCATGCGCTGTCCGGAACCGGCAACGGCCGCTTCTCGATCGCCGCAGCCATCACCTCGGGGAACAGATCGGGCGTGCAGGCGAAGGCCGGCGCGCCCAGCGCCGCGAGTGCGGCCGCGTGCTCCCGGTCATACGCGGGCGCCCCCTCGTCCGACAGCGCGAGAAGCGTCACGAACTGCACCCCCGACCCCTTCATCGCCGCGACCCGCTTGAGCATCTCGTTCCGGATGCCTCCCTCGTAGAGGTCGCTGATCAGCACGACCACCGTCTCCGCGGGCCGGGTGATCTGCGACTGGCAGTACGCGAGCGCCCGGTTGATGTCCGTACCGCCGCCGAGTTGCGTGCCGAAGAGCACATCGACCGGATCGTCGAGCTGGTCGGTGAGGTCGACGACGGCCGTGTCGAAGACGACGAGCCGCGTACTGACCGACCGCATCGACGCCAGCACCGCCCCGAACACCGATGCGTAGACGACCGACGCCGCCATCGACCCCGACTGGTCGATGCAGAGGATGACTTCCTTCTTCATGGACTGGGAGGCCCGCCCGTATCCGATGAGCCGCTCGGGCACGATCGTCCGGTACTCGGGCAGGTAGTGCTTGAGGTTGGCCGCGATCGTGCGGTTCCAGTCGATGTCGTGATGGCGGGGCCGGTTGACGCGTGCGCTGCGGTCGAGGGCGCCGGTGAGCGTGGCCCGGGTGCGGCTGGCGAGCCGTTTCTCGAGGTCCTCGACGACCTTGCGCACGACCGCCCGTGCCGTCTCCTTCGTGGTCTCCGGCATCGCCTTGTTCAGCGAGAGCAGCGTGCCGACGAGATGCACGTCCGCGTCCACCGCCTCCAGCATCTCCGGCTCTAGCAGCAGCGTGGCGAGGCCGAGCCGGTCGATGGCGTCACGCTGCATCACCTGCACCACGGAGGAGGGGAAGTACGCCCGGATGTCCCCGAGCCAGCGCGCCACTGACGGCGCCGACGCCCCCAGCCCCGCCGAACGGTCCCGTCCCGTCCGCGGTTTCTCCCCCTGCCCGTAGAGCGCGGAGAGCGCCCCGTCCATCGCGGCGTCCTGCCCGGCCAGCGTGCACCCGGTGCCGTCAGCCGCGTCACCCCCGAGCACCAGCCGCCACCGCCGCAACCGCTCCTGCGCCGGGTCCATCGCCTCGGTCGTCATACACCCACCCCCGTGAGAGTCCGCCCCGCCACAGCTCGCTGGTTCCTCGTAGGCCCCTCCACCGCAGGCCGCTGATCCCCCGCAGGCGCCTCCCCCGCAGGCCGCTGTCCCGCCGCGGGCCGCCCCGTCACCGGACGCGCCCATAGCGGCATCACCCGCACAGTCATCCTCGGACCGTCTGCCACCAGGAGCGCCTGGCCGCCATCCATACCCGCGACCCCGTTCACCGCTTCAGTACACTCCCTCGGCTCACGCGGCTCCCTCGGCTCGTTCAACCCGTCGATCGTCATCTCCCCACCCCCACAAGGCCCTTGTCGTCAGCGCTCGGGTGATCGCCGTCATCCAGCCCCAACAGCAACCGCACCACCGGCAGCACCGCGTCAGCTCGCGCCATGTCCAGGTCGGATGCGAACCCGGGTGTCCCGGAACCGGCGGCCGCCGTGCTCCCCCGCGCCCCCGGTCCGCGCCGGACCAGTTCACCGAGGGTCCGCCGCACCCCCGGCT contains:
- a CDS encoding VWA domain-containing protein; protein product: MTTEAMDPAQERLRRWRLVLGGDAADGTGCTLAGQDAAMDGALSALYGQGEKPRTGRDRSAGLGASAPSVARWLGDIRAYFPSSVVQVMQRDAIDRLGLATLLLEPEMLEAVDADVHLVGTLLSLNKAMPETTKETARAVVRKVVEDLEKRLASRTRATLTGALDRSARVNRPRHHDIDWNRTIAANLKHYLPEYRTIVPERLIGYGRASQSMKKEVILCIDQSGSMAASVVYASVFGAVLASMRSVSTRLVVFDTAVVDLTDQLDDPVDVLFGTQLGGGTDINRALAYCQSQITRPAETVVVLISDLYEGGIRNEMLKRVAAMKGSGVQFVTLLALSDEGAPAYDREHAAALAALGAPAFACTPDLFPEVMAAAIEKRPLPVPDSA